Proteins encoded together in one Macadamia integrifolia cultivar HAES 741 chromosome 8, SCU_Mint_v3, whole genome shotgun sequence window:
- the LOC122087143 gene encoding OVARIAN TUMOR DOMAIN-containing deubiquitinating enzyme 6: protein MTRILVQRGSSGSSSNPSRSSLPSSSSAPIQQLITPQLPSAVKEEEQEEVQEPGASDDLLDLCGNGDDDKTAKTGELLLECNQCGQNEDVSDEFFNKEKTSDEDAMDIGVVTDELGSVRITENLELEENQGSSGGSSQIVSGSSCPPPPPLPPPKPLVANPSSRRVILGNSNTSRIGSSRRAVAWPVTARNSPSGSRPSSPRPYGEGEGYNSADEQTPCFGPSYDDAERERQFEIDIRRAKGLEVRRMMEDGNCLFRAVADQVYGDTEAYDLARQLCIDYMERERDHFSQFITEGFTSYCKRKRRDKVYGNNVEIQALSEMYNRPIHIYSYSTEPINIFHGSYSTDSPPIRLSYHHGNHYNSLVDPRRLTIGAGLGFSSLRGTNIDKDQVKAAIRAQQDQQIDNALLAEGRFYSDLELTEKEIERTVMEASRSEYLANDKFRQQVGFRESSTSSAEPSSSGAMTGPSRRESKVESGTPRSFPDTVLSSSMEMVLAMGFSYLQVIEAYSIFGDDVDSVVCYLLETDSSSRRKGKAAE from the exons ATGACTCGTATCTTGGTTCAGCGTGGCTCCTCTGGTTCTTCATCGAACCCTAGTCGGTCGTCCCTGCCTAGCTCTTCTTCGGCTCCTATACAGCAGCTCATCACACCGCAGCTTCCTTCTGCTGTCAAGGAAGAGGAACAGGAGGAGGTGCAAGAACCAGGGGCTTCTGATGATCTTCTGGACCTTTGTGGAAATGGAGATGATGATAAGACAGCGAAGACTGGTGAGTTATTGCTTGAATGCAATCAGTGTGGTCAAAACGAGGATGTGTCTGATGAATTTTTTAACAAGGAGAAAACTAGTGATGAGGATGCTATGGATATCGGGGTTGTCACGGACGAGTTGGGTAGTGTGCGGATTACAGAGAACCTCGagttagaagaaaatcaaggatCGAGTGGTGGTTCTTCGCAAATTGTGTCTGGTAGCTCCTgtccccctcctcctccccttccACCACCTAAGCCCCTGGTAGCAAACCCGAGTTCAAGGAGAGTTATTTTAGGCAATTCAAACACCAGTCGAATTGGTTCTTCTAGAAGAGCAGTGGCCTGGCCTGTTACAGCTCGGAATTCCCCATCTGGTTCACGTCCTTCTTCTCCCAGGCCCTATGGTGAAGGAGAGGGTTACAATAGTGCAGATGAACAGACTCCATGTTTTGGACCCTCTTATGATGATGCG GAGAGAGAACGCCAGTTTGAGATTGATATAAGACGAGCCAAGGGTTTAGAAGTTAGACGAATGATGGAGGATGGAAACTGCCTGTTTCGTGCTGTTGCAGATCAAGTGTATGGGGACACTGAAGCATATGATTTGGCTAGGCAATTGTGTATCGATTACATG gagagggagagggatcaCTTCTCCCAATTTATAACAGAAGGTTTCACATCTTATTGTAAGAGGAAGAGGCGAGACAAG GTGTATGGAAACAATGTGGAGATCCAGGCTCTATCTGAAATGTACAATCGTCCTATCCATATTTATTCGTACAGCACAG AACCTATCAACATTTTTCATGGTAGCTACAGTACAGATAGTCCTCCTATTCGTTTAAGCTATCATCATGGTAATCATTACAATTCACTTGTTGATCCACGCCGATTGACAATTGGTGCAGGCCTTGGATTCAGCAGTCtccgtggg ACAAACATTGATAAAGATCAAGTAAAGGCTGCTATCAGAGCTCAACAAGATCAGCAGATTGATAAT GCTCTTCTTGCTGAGGGACGATTTTACTCAGATCTTGAGCTCACTGAAAAAGAAATTGAGCGCACGGTGATGGAGGCTTCACGGTCAGAGTATCTTGCTAATGACAAGTTCAGGCAGCAGGTTGGCTTCAGGGAGTCTTCCACTTCTAGTGCTGAGCCATCATCTTCGGGAGCTA TGACAGGACCATCGAGGAGGGAGTCGAAGGTGGAATCTGGGACACCCAGATCTTTTCCTGATACTGTTCTTAGTAGCAGCATGGAGATGGTTTTGGCGATGGGGTTCAGTTATTTGCAAGTAATTGAAGCTTATAGCATTTTCGGGGATGATGTGGATTCGGTGGTTTGCTACCTATTAGAGACGGACAGTAGTAGTAGACGCAAAGGGAAGGCAGCGGAATGA